A single window of Scylla paramamosain isolate STU-SP2022 chromosome 41, ASM3559412v1, whole genome shotgun sequence DNA harbors:
- the LOC135092910 gene encoding glycogen synthase kinase-3 beta-like, producing MSGRPRTTSFADANKGPPSVSFPGMKISRLSHTHTSSSSSGKDGNKITTVIATPGQGSDRPQEVSYMDTKVIGNGSFGVVFQAKLCDTGELVAIKKVLQDKRFKNRELQIMRRLEHCNIVKLMYFFYSSGDKKEEVFLNLVLEFIPETVYKVARHHSKQKQTIPISYIKLYMYQLFRSLAYIHSLGVCHRDIKPQNLLLDPETGVLKLCDFGSAKHLVRGEPNVSYICSRYYRAPELIFGATDYTTNIDVWSAGCVLAELLLGQPIFPGDSGVDQLVEIIKVLGTPTREQIREMNPNYTEFKFPQIKSHPWQKALLTRTADAPNHDKKHQKLRVFRQRTPEDAINLVSRLLEYTPSARITPLQACAHKFFDELRDPNTRLPNNRELPPLYNFTEQEIKIQPELNTKLIPPHYRGEVANSGWRRWRRRRRLLGRGLVRGGHRGSCQ from the exons GTAAGGATGGGAACAAGATCACAACAGTCATTGCCACACCAGGCCAGGGCTCGGACCGGCCGCAGGAGGTGTCATACATGGACACGAAGGTCATCGGGAACGGCAGCTTTGGGGTCGTGTTCCAGGCCAAGCTGTGCGATACGGGGGAGCTCGTGGCCATCAAGAAGGTGCTCCAGGACAAACGGTTTAAG AACCGAGAGCTCCAGATAATGAGAAGACTAGAACACTGTAATATAGTCAAGTTGATGTATTTCTTTTACTCCAGTGGTGACAAg aaggaagaggtgttCTTGAATCTAGTTTTAGAGTTCATCCCAGAGACAGTCTATAAGGTAGCCCGGCACCACAGCAAGCAAAAACAAACTATACCAATCAGCTATATTAag TTGTACATGTACCAGCTGTTCCGGAGTCTGGCCTACATCCACTCGCTGGGTGTGTGTCACCGGGACATCAAGCCCCAGAACCTGCTCCTGGACCCAGAGACAGGCGTCCTCAAGCTGTGTGACTTCGGCAGCGCCAAGCACCTGGTGCGCGGGGAGCCCAATGTGTCCTACATCTGCTCCCGCTACTACAGGGCCCCGGAGCTCATATTTGGGGCCACGGACTACACCACGAATATTG ACGTGTGGAGTGCAGGCTGCGTGTTGGCGGAGCTGCTACTTGGCCAGCCCATCTTCCCCGGGGACTCAGGGGTGGATCAGCTGGTGGAGATCATCAAGGTCCTCGGCACACCAACGCGGGAGCAAATTAGGGAGATGAATCCAAACTATACTGAGTTCAAGTTCCCTCAAATTAAATCACATCCCTGGCagaag GCGTTGCTGACGAGAACAGCTGATGCACCTAaccatgataaaaaacaccagAAGCTTAGA GTATTCCGCCAGAGGACCCCCGAGGATGCGATCAACCTTGTGTCCCGCCTGCTGGAGTACACCCCCTCCGCTCGCATCACTCCCCTTCAAGCCTGCGCACACAAGTTTTTCGATGAGCTCAGGGATCCAAACACACGGCTACCTAACAACAGGGAACTGCCACCGCTTTACAACTTTACTGAGcagg agaTCAAGATCCAGCCGGAGCTGAACACCAAGCTCATTCCCCCACACTACCGAGGTGAGGTGGCCAACAgcgggtggcggcggtggcggcggcggcggcggctcctCGGCCGTGGACTCGTCAGAGGGGGCCACCGCGGCTCCTGTCAATGA